AAAATAGTCTGTTATATAGCTCTTTAAAGCCAAACTGGGCAATGCACTCCCTTAATACTGCCAGtgtccaaataaataaataaatgaataaattaaataaaaactgagggAGTACAATGTGTCATGtggtctttttctttgtcaaagATTCATTATGCTTGTAGCTGTTAATCTAGCCTGTAGCCTCAAGCAGAGATGACAAACTAGCTACAGATGTCTAGTTTATGCTTAGTCAATAAAGTTTGAAAAACTGTTCAAAATGCTTCTCACAATTTCTTACTGCTTAAAGCTAAAACTTCAAACTACATATTTTGTGTTCGTGCAATCAACCCAAAGATTGAACAACTAATAGTTTACTGCCAAATCTCCAGACTGTTGAGGATAATGCAATGACAACGTATGAGTATTGGGCCAGTGGAATTCATTATTATATCACTACCATATAAGGTTACAAGGATCATTAGCTCTTCATGCTCTGCTGATGTTAACTGTTAACATAAATCAATGCGTGGCTTCTTGGTAAATCTAGTTTCccgtttttatttttcttaacttGTATTACCTAGATATTTGTATGACCTAACAGACAAATGTTGTAATCAAACTTTTGAGATCCAGGAATCATTTGCACTGTAATAACTGAGATACACTATAGTACGGTCACTCTGATTCTCCCCTACGCTTAAAACTGGTAATTAATTCAGTGATTAACAGCTACCTCTTTATAATACTCAGTATTGTATCAAAGTAACCTAAAGCAACACAATGTATTTTCTCCATGGTTACTCACCATTTCTCCCTCTGGACCCCCAAAGTCAAGGTAAAGGTTGCGTATTCCATCATCAgctgacattttcagtttctcgTAGGGGTATCTGTACAGCACAGCGCCCCCAGCTGGATCAGCTGGCTCTCTCGTCACAGTGAAGCCCTTCTCGTAGTGGAGCGTCAGCCGAACATCTTGCCTGTTTAACGTGCAACCTGGAAGAGGGGGTTAACACAAAAGAGCTTAAGAATAGCAGGTATGAGACATGTCTAAGTGGGTgagagcaagtgtgtgtgtgtgtgtgtgtgtgtgtgttgaaggtGAGTAAGGTGTGTGTGGAAGGTGAGTAAGGTGtaactacacacacatgcatatcaGCCAAAGACAGACTTTAACAACCCTGAAGTTATATCATGTGATACAACATTGAGGTTGTTCCTCTTAATGTCTGATAGGGATTGGAtgttcctctctgctgcagtcCAAAGACAAGCGcatcttttaaataataatccAGCCTGGTGCAGCCTTAACTGTAGTCAAGTCATTTGATCCAAAAGTATGATCCTGAacaactgtgtctgtgtagcAGCAGGAcggggaagaagaagaaaaaaaaaaaaaacggctgAAGCTTTCCAGTGCTGTTCCGGCAGCCAACTATTGTTCTGTACAGAGTGGAAACATTCCCCCTGTGCTGGCTCTAGCTTCTGCTTTTCCTACACAGGGCTGCTCTTTCTGAGCTGCTGCACGCTGCTGGTCAGCCAGTTGGTGTCAACAGCTTCCTGTCACAGTCACACTATTCTGCCATTTTAAGGCCTACAGTGAATATATAAACTTTGCTTACAGTGCCTTGAAGAAAGATAACTAAGTATTGGTTTTCTacctctgtatttgttttctctttctggcTCAAAATGCTGTACTCATCCAGTAGTGAGTAAGCAGAATTTGAATGTTGAATCAAAGTGGAGCTAGTACCACGTGGTAGCTAAACCCATAACGATGCAACTAATTATAGAAAGTGACGGTTTGGTATAAAAAATGTTCATCTTCAAAGTAGCTCTTAGGCAAAGGTAGGGAGGTAAACAGTGCAGTATTCCTCCTGAAATGTAGTCAATTAGAGATATgaagaaacattaaaagaaagcaTTTAGCTTAAGTACATATATTGCAATATTGCATATCAATGGACTATTCAAGGAAATATACACTGTTCTGGATCTCGCTAGCTGTGGCTTCTGTTTCCGTACTGACATTTAGAGACTTATTGTAAACAGATCATCAGTAAGAGAGTCATAATGTTTATGGCGATTATAGTGTTGTACATGTTGTATAGGGCTCAGCTCTAGAATCATCAGAATCTGTAACCTATATGATTCTCTGTCATTCAAGTTAAACAACTAGAGCTGAATATAACAGTACCACGTGAGTCTGCTGTAAAGGTAGTTTGACCAAAAACATAGAAATTGTGTTCAGGTACAAACTCTAATGCATCGGGTTTGTCAGGTTTGGGTAGAATTTGGCCATCAGGTTCAAGTCTAGTTTGGACAGAAATCTGCTGACTGATCTGCACTTGtttactgtaacacacaaaatgaataatCCAGGCTGTATATATGTATGATATAGATATAATTGGCAGTTCCTCAGAAAGCTTGAGCAGACCAGCTTCCATGGGGAATTCTGATACACACTTCAAATACCCAGACTACTGACTACAGACTGAACCAATTTGCTACACACTCACCAATGGAGACTTCTTTGATAAGCTCAGCAGCAGCGTGTGCCCCCTGCACGAGAGCTCGTGTCCATGTAGACAGGTCCCAGTGGCTCTCTACTCGAAAGATATGGGACTCGATCCCCCGGCCTGTGCCTGTTCGAGTGGCAAACACCAGGTCTGAAACCTGGGCAGGAGATCCCCGGGCGCTGCCAGAATGAACCAGCCTGGAAATAGCAAGatatgaacatgaacatgaacataaagGCACACTGAACATTCTTAAAGTCAGGGGCCAGGGACCCTGGTCTGAGGTGACTGGCCATTAACATTAACTGCTCTAGTGGTTAGTGTAATTTCTTACACAGGATAAACTGGTTGTATAGGTGGGGATTCCCTGCTggacacattttcacagttgaAGTTTCTCACATTTATGTGGCAAATAGGAATTTATAAATGGAGGTTTGAGAACAGCTGAGTCACCTTACTGCAGGTTATCTTTACCTGGTGGCTAGCAGAGGGTGTGTAAGCAGAGGCATGGACCAGGACTCTCTGTTCCACGGCACCGATTCAAATAGAAGGATGTCCTTCTCTGTCAGTGCCATGACAACTGGCTTGTATTGCTGGCGTCCACCTTCCAGCTGCACCTGAACAGGAAAGTCAGCAGGAGATGTCAAAGGCAGCAAAACACATCAAAGGTGCTGTTCACTTCACATGAGAAAGAACCATGACTATAATTTGACAGGATATAAAAGTGTAGAGGTATAGGTATAGTGATGTAGTTTACTGGGTTTAAACTACCACAGCTTATAGATATACAGTAGGTATAGTAATGTACTTTGGTATGTATTACTACAGGGTACACCTCAGGAAGTTTTATAGCTCACCCTGACAGTATGACCTGAATTTTTTGTTAAGGCAAAAAgggtgctgtgtgtttgtctgactcaTGGCTGTGAGAATGAAAAGCATTAAACCAGCTCTGTGTGTTAAAGGTACTGTAGTGAGTAGGTGGGCTCTACAGGAAATAGTGTAATACAACGGAAACTTCcactgctgtttcctgtttgagcCTGGCCAAAACATACAGAGCCACACATTCAATATGATCGTGAATGAACACTTCATCAAAGTGAAGCATTCTTATTCAGGGTAACAGTCATGTTCCTGTGAACTGAGACTAGCCCTGGCTCGCTTTTATATTTAGAACTAAAGCCAATTCAAGAGAACACACTCTTCCTGTGTTCTGCCGCTTTTATGAAATGCCAGCCTGTACATTTAAAGTCTGGGTACATGCAATGATGCAAGATGAATGAAAAACGCACTGTGGCAAACCACAGTGATGCCACTTCCTTACAAGAGTAACTGTTTATCAAAACTGAAAGTGAATTGTATGTCTATCTTTCTACCTGGTGATatgctgaaagaaagaaaaaaatatatatatatttgcaaaatgttaaaGAACATATAAcactatttttattaaaaattacatACTTTATCGATCCGCTTGGAAAATTGTTGCTTGGACAGCTGCAGATGAAGGCACTACTGtagggttttggtgtcttgtccaaggacaccttgacacAGAGTCAGGATGAACGAGGAGTCGAACCATTGACCCTGGAGTTATTAGACTCTACCAATTTCTACGCAATTTCCTTATACTGTTTTActaagtgtgactgtacaatgacaataaagctttatgtTATCTTATTTGAGCTACATGTTACCCCAAAGATTGAATTGATTGGTAGAATATGTCAATGACataaaagagattttttttttttggaacacATCTCAACTCTAAAAATGCCTTGACAACTTGTGTGcgaaaacagaaacacagtttgtgttggagctactgtatgttttgatCAAGCTGGGTTCGTTATATACATGTGGCCTTTCGAAACTCCTTTTTCTTACAAATAGATTTATTCCACTTAACTACTAATCAAGCAGTCTCCTTACAAATCTCTGGTCAAGTACAGAGACCACAGCTAGTCGTTTAAAcccaacaacacacaacaacacaaattatATTCTAGTATCTCAGattgttaatttattattaaatgacaaGTGGTAGCCTTCAGAATTCATTACAGTTTTGGTTCCATTTGCTGTCCATCCGATATGTATGCTCAAAAATACATACACTCCCCTCTaaaagtatttgaacagtgaggtcagttcctttatttttgtggTTTAATTGCACATTTGGATTTGATATCAAAAGATTAATATGAGACAACAGATCAAGATtgcaacttttattttaaggtGTTTGCATCTACCACTGCcactcatttaataataaattaacaatCTGAGAAGCAATTGACAATATCAGCTAAAATGAGAAGCTCACAAGTTCTATAATGACACTGGTTATGGGAACTGAGTCTGTGATGCTGCGTAGAACTGTGTATTTAAAGATTAGCAATAAGCTTGAAGAAAATTAAACGGACTGTCACACATACAATATAGCATACAGCTGTAAACCAAACAATACCTGTTCAGCCAACCAGCCAATGTGTTTAAGATGGGGGTGTATGGAGGCTGAGGATGACACCCCCAGGTAGGCATTGATGTGAGCCAGGGTCTGTGGAAGAAGTGCAGCAATGTTGGTGTGGATGGCAGTGAACCAGGAGTTGGCGCTGGGAGCATCCTTACAGCGCAGCACCACCGTATGCTGGCCATCTGGTGAATGGAGCTCCAGCAGTCTGAATGGGACAGAGGGCATTTGTCAACTTAGTCTGCAGACCAGGGatccaacacaacaacatcaacacaacTATCACAGAGAATTTCTTTTGAGTTTCGGTTTTACAACATGATAACTCTTCTTACTCCTCATAAAACTGGATATTTATAAGACAGATATTTACTTCTATATATAATTTAACTGCAAATGCATTTAGTATTTTTTGATATATACTTGAAACAAGCTGTACATTATGTAATTTCTTCAGAGCTTCTTCCATGTCCCAGTTTAATGATTATCTTGGGTTTTGAAATAATACTCATACATACCATCATTTGGCACATGTATGGTTACTACTAATGTTATGTGAAAGGTATATGAATATGAGTATTACTAAAaggtttagaaaatgtttgCCAAGAATTCTGtcactttccctttttttttcatgaaatATTTGGATAATATTAGGATTTTACTAACAGGATCCCGGGTAGATtagtcctgttagttttgttttttttacattttggctAATCCAGACAGTGAAAGGTTCATGTTGTATTAGTAATTAGAAGTTGCTGTTTGCACtatcagtttcagttttgattCAGTGGAAAATATACAAGATAATAAATAGACATAATGAAAATGATGCTTTACAATAAAagcttattgttatttattatttcactggAAAGAGTATGTTGCGCTGGTTCCAGGATTATGTGTATGACTTCACTGTGTCCTGAATGAACTGAGAAGTTGCATCATCTAGGTTTAAAAGTTTGTATGTCATACAGAAAAACTACCTGAAACAAAGCTCTACAATCAAACCATCTGAGttgaaactaaatgtaatttgatCAAAAAACCTGCTAAATTAGTTGTAGCAATGTTTGTAATGGAGACTTACTTTATGTCCTATCATGAAGTCCTGGTGTGTTTTTCCTACCAAGTTGCATCTCACTGTGTATAATCCATATTTATTTAATCCTTCTTTGGATGTTCATCTATTTACAGTAATATCCACAACCACAAAGAGCATTTTTGACATGCTCTTTATCTCTCACAGAACAAACATTCCAATCTAATGAACAGAAGTTGAGCACAGGAAAGAAATTCACACACCcagcattaaaacacacatccaACCACACCTAAACTCCCACATACTCAGCTATTTCTCtctaatataaaaacaaacactatcAGACCTGTTCTCAAGATCTGGCATGGTGAGATTCCTGCTGATGAAGCACATCCTCAAGCTGATGACCTTTCTGTCtttggatgaggaggagttGCTGTGCTTGGGTGATCCAGAGTCATCGCTGCCACTGTAGTTGGGAGACTGGGGGCGGACACCATCCCACGGCAAGTCAGCCACCAGGGACGGCTTCTTGAAAAGCGGAGAAACTTCACGGATGTACTTTACTGTGGAGCAGATGACAGGATATGATCAATATCAGCACTATACATCACATTATCAgacctccacctgctgctgggTGCTGGGAAGGTACCAGACAGTGGTAAAAGCAttccatctactgtatgttcatcTTTTCTTGCTATTTTGCAGATATAGACAGGAGcctaaaaccaaaacaattaaCTGAAAGACATTAAAACTGTAGAACTGAGTGTAAATTGCTGCCAAATGTGGAGACTTCctgatttgattgatttgaagGATGATTTGGCAACTGTCCTCACATCACCTTCATCTAGGCACTGGGACTGTCTGTGTAGGAACTGTCTATACCTGTAGGAGCTGGTAGTCTGTTAGCTACAGACTGTTTAACCCAGTGGATGTTAAAGTGCTCATTTTTTGCACAATCCACTTTTTGTGTCATGCATGTAGAAACACACCAGGTATGTTAGAAGTGTCTGAGTCATCCATTCAAAGTTTGTGCTCAAATTGACACATTGTCAAGTCTCAGGGACCCAATTCCTGCTCAGGCTCGGTCTAAACACAGTGGACTCActctgaaaacaggaaaacagcagcagcagagcacaaagcacagacaaaGCTCACATTTTGGATTTATGGACAAACTCAGAAGTTTCTCTTCTTCCTGTATCctaactgtatatttatttgtttttgaaggAGACGTCTagtttatgtatgtgtatgttaaGTTCCAACCAGTTTTTGGATGCTGGATTCATTTCACGACTAAGGCTCAGAGATGGACTGATTAAACCCGGGCGTCATTCAAAGTTTCAAGCTGTAAGTATTACCAACACTgactgttttgtcttgtttgtttgcttgttgaatgtagccacattagctgcacaATGCTAAATGGCTAAtgtggctaacattagcttctctcagaCTCCGGCACAGGAGAAATATTCTGGCTAATTGCACAGTGGGACAGTCTGACCTCTTTTTAAGGCCCAAAAGGACATAATATGGGCACTGTAATTTAAAACTGTgtaaagctgaaaaataatatGAGACAGTAGTAAATGGTATATTAAGCTCCTACCATGCCTCCTTAACGTGTAACATCCACATCTCATGCCAAATGCCGACTGTGAATTATATTGACAGGTGTTTCTCCTATTTGTCCACCCTACAGGTATCAGTGTGGCTTGGCTAAGTAACAGAAAAACTGTTCTAGTTAATGCAATACTGTATTATACAGAAGATTACACAAAAAGCATGCTTCACTTAACAAGCCAAATTAAGTCAAATCTTTCATAAAGATGCAAGATCCAAAGATAATCCTTCCTATCATTAACAGAATAAACACATGGGTTTGTTGTAGTTAGACTAAAGCCAACTATAGCCTAAGCCAAGCAAGGCAGCTGTGTGTCGTGTGTTGACAGTTTGACCATCTGTGGGATTTGACCCTATTATACTGAGTCATTCAGGAGACTGTAGTGTAGCCAGCCATAAGCCAAGCCATAAAGAAATACTCTGGGATGTTATCTTAAAGAAGTGAACACTTAATCTGCTTTAAAATGCCCTGTTAGAGTAATACCTTTTAAACAGGTTTAGAGAAAGCTGTGGTCTGGGAAAGAGAttgtgtcctgtgtttgtcAGACTGgaagtttaaacatttttcaaatgtaaatgataattattcAAAATTCTGGCCAAGAACGTGGAGCATAAATTGTTCCTAGCATCTTCCACTATGTCTTAAAAGGATATAGTGGGCCTCCAATGTGAAATAATCTTGGAAAAACAAGACTTGACTTGGCTGTACAGCTGTAAGTTTGGCAGGTCGGATGTTTGTAAAAGAATGGCTTTTGCTCCAATGTGACTCCAATTCACTTTCCAAATTTGGTCCCGTGGCCTTGTATGCCTCCCGCCCCACCGGCACAGTCAGgcctcccttttctcttttctcttcccttATACATTTTATCTCCTCAGGTTTCCTTCTCTGCATGCTCTCTTAGACACCTGTGAATATGAGAAAAGCAAGAGACAAAAACCAAGTGTCTGGGTATGTGTGTATCTTGGACCACTGGGTCGGTCTGCACTGTATGAAACCTGACACAAGACTCTCAAAAGATGAAGTCATTCTTGAATATGGATTGAGACACTAGctttgtgaaatgtgtgttcTTGTATGGCCAACAGAGTGAGGATCGGTTTGAAATGTATACCACTGGAATGAGGACGTTTCAAGGCTAACATTAAGTGAATGAATGCCCTCACCCCCGTGAccatcaaagtgtgtgtttgtagagaAGAGGATAAAGTCTAAAGCAATAAGGTTGTATGGGATTCCAAAATGAGCTCAGTGAGAGATCAAGATTTAATGGTTGAGGCACAGATGcagagagagctgcagagtgcATATGTCcctgcatgcttgtgtgtgcattACTCTATGTATGACTCAGAGCGAAGGGGAGCTGGTTGTAATACTGAAGCAGTGAGCCAAGAAATAAAGTCTCATCTCACTGGCCCTCTTAACCACAACGCCCATACCATCAAGGTCTAGAATGATTTCTGCAAACCTAAGTGGTTTGGAGAAAGTAAGTGAGTGTGAAAGCATTCCTGAATGCCCATGTTTATATCTGAGGGGTCATATGGAAGAGGATGCCCTATTTTCAGACTAATAATCTGATTTGGAGCAGAGATGTTGAGCTGAGATATTTTCCGTCCACAAACCCTGCAGGCCTCTCTGCACTAAATGTTTATATCTTCAGATGCCAGTAGATGATGAACAGATGAACTGATCACTGTACTGAGGTCATGAGTGCTTAGGTCTATGAGCAGTTCCACAACACTCTCACAACTATGAACAGATTGTAGTTTacagagaataaagaaataacCAGTCGTAGCAAATGTCAAAGTTGGAAATTCCCCTGTATCAACAATGTATGCTTACCAACTTCTCTTATTATGTGGAAGAGGTTGTAAGTACTACATGATGGGAATATTTACCGTTTTATGTGTATTAGTCATAGAGATGGCATGTTTTAAATAGAAACCTAAACCCGCCTTCTTGCCAACTGTGCTTGTTAAATATTGATGATAAATCTTTTTGAAATGATGTGTGCGAGATCTTTTTTTATAACCCATGTTTCTGCACCTCAGGTGAATTTTGTTATTCTCTATGTTGATGACATTCATATTACACGccaataacaaaatgttttatacataCTGTCCCAATTTTAGTGTTAAAATATCTGGAAAGTTGCCTGTTCAATGTTTCTATGgccaaatgtgttttattcccTCACTAGCTGTTTTaacattaatacacatttaagcACCAAAGGCCTGCTATAGAAAAATCCAAAAAAGCTGCCAGTGCTAATAAAGCCAGCAATTATTagactaaaaaaacaaagcacaccCATTAGGGAGCATACCTGATCAAACCAAAACCGACGTACAAAGAGAGCATGATAATATGTGTCTGCTTCTGACAGTTTTGAGAAAAAATTACCTCAAACTAagaaaatccaccttttggtTCATCAATGGTCCATACTCATTAATGTTttgcaggtctaatccacagctaaaGGAACTGCTAAATGTTGAAccagtttttaaatttaaggGTGAATTTAATTCTCCCACcagcactgtgaatgtttaatggCCATGTTCAGGCTGACATGACATATTCAGGTTGTTATCTTGCCTTGTAATAAGCTTTTAATAAGTGGGACACGAAAAAAGGATATG
This DNA window, taken from Anabas testudineus chromosome 6, fAnaTes1.2, whole genome shotgun sequence, encodes the following:
- the sntb2 gene encoding beta-2-syntrophin, coding for MAVWTRADKNGQLDLLLRDRWIRVAAELTRETLTLTAEAEAAGQGSNHWDYGNSSAGLRNGMSNGNDPGASPGNPGHGPSGKDQLQNQNYGGRGRSGSPGRGGVSLAQYDGNYGLNSPGKYPNNGTNSDFGSPSSSYGSPGSSFGSRQGDPPVSADGSSEAVRKVRVVKQESGGLGISIKGGRENRMPILISKIFPGLAADQSRALRVGDAILSVNGNDLREATHDLAVQALKKAGKEVTLEVKYIREVSPLFKKPSLVADLPWDGVRPQSPNYSGSDDSGSPKHSNSSSSKDRKVISLRMCFISRNLTMPDLENRLLELHSPDGQHTVVLRCKDAPSANSWFTAIHTNIAALLPQTLAHINAYLGVSSSASIHPHLKHIGWLAEQVQLEGGRQQYKPVVMALTEKDILLFESVPWNRESWSMPLLTHPLLATRLVHSGSARGSPAQVSDLVFATRTGTGRGIESHIFRVESHWDLSTWTRALVQGAHAAAELIKEVSIGCTLNRQDVRLTLHYEKGFTVTREPADPAGGAVLYRYPYEKLKMSADDGIRNLYLDFGGPEGEMVFDLHSGPKPVVFVLHSFLSAKLTRMGLLT